One window of Metopolophium dirhodum isolate CAU chromosome 3, ASM1992520v1, whole genome shotgun sequence genomic DNA carries:
- the LOC132940584 gene encoding SCAN domain-containing protein 3-like, whose protein sequence is MAVFSLQGTGFSSKKTCRQVAGCRERDRSVRDGAWLWSGDGALCIEKWGSCSSREFQNSWTEDYGMVKKGDKAVCILCSTTIVCRTSSVKRHYETNHNFLLKKTNEEQKEYILQAIKNNNLQTNTLIKFVGSNSNIVAASSAVSNVIAKRGKPFCDGEYIKDLMLETAPFLFEDFSNKDKIMQRIKDLPITRNTVKDRILKISENITNQQFADFKYCNVFLICLYESTDITGSAQLSIYFRYFVGSEIKEELVKLVSLQETTKGTDICKAVVNTLSEANADFSRIVSVNTDGAPSMTGKEPGFINLFTKHVGHPLLGFHCIIHQEALCAKNTFKSFDAIIKLVTKIVNFITARGLNKRKFENLLKEVNSVYRGLVMFNNVRWLSRGNVLQRFIECFDEIKMFLDEQNQIHEELSDLERIARLMFFADFTQHLNELNNNKIITCMFDTIQAFQYISELEIFNKPDMTHLIQEFSNIIGKAMNEFSTRFTQFKEFEETMKIIVYPDTLPLEKLNLKVLELLNLDDFEMQLVDFQSSTIWNEKFVILRNELEEIQRDRAIGKSVVNIGDKILKVWNEIPKDYSTLKIVALAVKLSVVTSGLYIFMTWFLNLTTTILMVRVMNNMDMYITVK, encoded by the exons ATGGCGGTGTTTTCACTGCAAGGAACCGGGTTCAGTTCGAAAAAGACGTGTAGACAGGTCGCCGGTTGTCGAGAAAGAGACCGTTCAGTCCGCGACGGAGCTTGGCTTTGGTCCGGCGACGGAGCGTTGTGTATTGAGAAGTGGGGGAG TTGTAGTAGCAGAGAATTTCAAAATTCATGGACTGAAGATTATGGTATGGTTAAAAAAGGCGATAAAGcagtatgtattttatgttcaaCCACAATAGTATGTAGAACATCATCTGTTAAACGACATTATGAAACTAatcataattttcttttaaaaaaaacaaatgaagaaCAAAAAGAGTATATTCTACAAGCAATTAAGAACAACAATTTGCAgacaaatacattaataaagtTTGTGGGTAGCAATTCAAATATTGTTGCCGCAAGTTCTGCTGTATCAAATGTTATTGCAAAACGCGGAAAGCCCTTTTGCGATGGAGAATATATTAAAGATTTGATGCTGGAAACTGCACCATTTCTATTTGAAGATTTTtctaataaagataaaattatgCAACGCATAAAGGATTTACCAATAACCAGAAATACTGTAAAAGATcggattttaaaaatttcagaaaatatCACAAATCAACAATTTGCAGATTTTAagtattgtaatgtatttttaatttgtctttACGAGAGCACTGATATTACTGGTTCAGCtcaattatctatatattttagatattttgttggTAGTGAAATTAAAGAAGAGTTGGTTAAATTAGTCTCATTGCAAGAAACAACAAAAGGAACTGATATTTGCAAAGCAGTTGTAAATACTCTTTCTGAGGCAAATGCGGATTTTTCAAGAATTGTTTCTGTTAACACTGATGGCGCACCTAGCATGACTGGTAAAGAACCagggtttattaatttatttactaaacatGTGGGACATCCCCTGCTAGGTTTTCACTGTATTATACACCAAGAGGCATTGTGtgcaaaaaatacttttaaatcatTTGATGCTATAATAAAACTAGTAACTAAAATAGTGAATTTCATTACTGCGCGAGGCttgaataaaagaaaatttgaaaatctattaaaagAAGTAAACTCGGTGTACAGAGGTTTAGTTATGTTTAATAATGTTCGCTGGCTTAGTCGTGGCAATGTTCTCCAAAGGTTTATTGAATGCTTTgacgaaattaaaatgtttttggatGAGCAAAATCAAATACATGAAGAATTATCTGACTTGGAGAGGATAGCCAGATTGATGTTCTTTGCAGATTTCACCCAGCATTTAAatgaattgaataataataaaataatcacttgTATGTTTGATACGATACAAGCATTtcag tatatttcgGAATTGGAAATTTTCAATAAACCTGATATGACTCATCTTATCcaagaattttcaaatattattgggAAAGCTATGAATGAGTTCTCTACACGCTTTACTCAGTTTAAAGAATTTGAAGAAACcatgaaaattattgtttatccaGACACATTGCCATTAGAAAAACTCAACTTAAAAGTATTAGAATTGTTGAATTTAGATGATTTTGAAATGCAGCTTGTAGATTTTCAGTCGAGTACCATATGGAATGAAAAATTCGTTATACTGAGAAATGAATTAGAAGAAATTCAGCGTGATAGGGCGATAGGCAAATCGGTCGTAAACATAGGGGACAAGATTTTGAAAGTGTGGAATGAAATTCCAAAAGATTATTCCACTTTAAAAATAGTAGCATTAGCTGTTAAGCTTTCGGTGGTTACCTCtggactatacatttttatgacctGGTTCTTAAACTTAACAACAACTATACTTATGGTTAGAGTTATGAATAATATGGATATGTACATAACTGTAAAGTGA